The following proteins are encoded in a genomic region of Rickettsiales bacterium:
- a CDS encoding ferritin-like domain-containing protein produces MQNIASLKDVFITGLSDIYDAEQQLVAALPKLTEAASNAKLAEGFRRHLQETEGQIGRIHRVVAGLNLRLEKKTCAAMQGLTQEADEVISSLKKGPVRDSMLIAGAQKVEHYEMASYGFLVELAKKLGFHNAAQLLQDTLTEEKATDEKLNKIAISDVNDQAMRTAA; encoded by the coding sequence ATGCAGAATATCGCATCCCTGAAAGACGTTTTCATCACCGGGCTTTCCGACATTTATGACGCAGAGCAGCAGCTGGTCGCTGCTTTGCCCAAACTAACGGAAGCTGCTTCCAATGCCAAACTTGCAGAAGGTTTCAGAAGGCATCTTCAGGAAACTGAAGGCCAGATCGGCAGGATTCACCGGGTTGTCGCAGGTTTGAATCTCAGACTCGAGAAGAAAACCTGCGCTGCCATGCAGGGGTTAACGCAGGAAGCCGATGAAGTTATCAGCAGCCTCAAGAAAGGTCCCGTTCGTGACAGCATGCTGATTGCAGGTGCTCAGAAAGTCGAGCATTACGAGATGGCGTCTTATGGGTTCCTTGTAGAGCTGGCGAAGAAGCTTGGCTTCCACAATGCCGCACAGCTGCTGCAGGACACACTCACCGAAGAGAAGGCAACCGACGAAAAGCTGAATAAAATCGCGATTTCGGATGTTAACGATCAAGCTATGCGGACCGCGGCCTAA